Proteins found in one Litorihabitans aurantiacus genomic segment:
- a CDS encoding polysaccharide biosynthesis tyrosine autokinase, producing the protein MDLRDYITILRERWSLVLVCMLTGTLAGGLLTLVTSPTYESTSQIYVSVQTQDGSTQNLAQGSTFSQSQVAGFADLATSPLVLNPIIDERGLDVAAASLAGRVSAVVKQGTSLIDVTVEAGDPVEAADLSNAVAGSMAVVLPELQRPLDSAVSPVRITVTRNAVEPMSQASPNARLNLAVGLLAGVFLGIGIAVLRTTLDTRIRSEGDVGAVTDRPVLGAVAYDPSATADPLVIASNPLSLRAEAIRRLRTNLQFLDASARPRSIVVTSSLPGEGKSTTAANLALAMADAGSRVLLIDADLRRPTISKLFAIEGAVGLTTVLIGRASLEDVVQTYGDSTLDLLASGETPPNPSELLGSRQMRTLLGELVERYDVVVLDTAPLLPVTDGAVLARQADGALVVAGANVAHRPQLQTAVAALETVEARVLGIVMNRVPVEKRGSYSYYEYTPVKQKGRR; encoded by the coding sequence ATGGACCTGCGGGACTACATCACCATCCTGCGGGAGCGTTGGAGCCTAGTGCTCGTGTGCATGCTGACCGGAACTCTCGCGGGCGGGCTGCTCACCCTCGTCACCAGCCCGACGTACGAGTCGACCAGTCAGATCTACGTCTCGGTGCAGACGCAGGACGGTTCGACCCAGAACCTCGCCCAAGGGTCGACCTTCTCGCAGAGCCAGGTGGCGGGATTTGCGGATCTGGCTACGAGCCCCCTCGTGCTGAACCCGATCATCGACGAGCGTGGGCTCGACGTCGCAGCCGCGTCGCTCGCCGGCCGTGTCAGCGCCGTGGTCAAGCAGGGGACATCCCTCATCGACGTCACCGTCGAGGCGGGGGATCCGGTCGAGGCGGCCGATCTGAGCAACGCCGTCGCTGGAAGCATGGCCGTCGTGCTGCCAGAGCTGCAGCGGCCGCTGGACTCGGCCGTGTCGCCCGTGCGCATCACGGTGACCCGCAACGCCGTGGAGCCGATGTCCCAGGCCTCGCCGAACGCGCGCCTCAACCTCGCCGTGGGTCTGCTCGCCGGGGTGTTCCTGGGCATCGGGATCGCCGTCCTCCGGACGACCCTCGACACCCGCATCCGTTCGGAGGGCGACGTGGGCGCCGTCACCGATCGTCCCGTCCTGGGTGCCGTGGCCTACGACCCGTCCGCAACAGCGGACCCGCTGGTCATCGCGTCGAATCCGCTGAGCCTGCGTGCGGAGGCGATCCGACGCTTGCGCACCAACCTGCAGTTCCTCGACGCCTCCGCCCGACCGCGGTCGATCGTCGTTACGTCGTCGCTCCCCGGCGAGGGGAAGTCGACGACGGCGGCCAACCTCGCGCTGGCGATGGCTGATGCTGGCAGCCGCGTCCTCCTTATCGACGCCGATCTCCGCCGGCCCACGATCTCCAAGCTCTTCGCGATCGAGGGGGCGGTGGGCCTGACGACCGTTCTCATCGGCCGGGCTTCGCTCGAGGACGTGGTCCAGACGTACGGCGATTCGACGCTGGACCTGCTCGCCTCCGGTGAGACGCCTCCGAACCCCAGCGAGCTCCTGGGGTCCAGGCAGATGAGGACGCTGCTGGGCGAGCTCGTCGAGCGGTACGACGTGGTCGTCCTGGACACGGCACCGCTGCTCCCCGTGACCGACGGAGCGGTGCTCGCGCGCCAGGCGGACGGCGCACTGGTCGTCGCCGGTGCCAACGTCGCGCACCGTCCGCAGCTGCAGACGGCCGTCGCCGCCCTGGAGACCGTCGAGGCACGGGTCCTCGGGATCGTCATGAACCGCGTTCCGGTCGAGAAGCGCGGTTCGTACTCCTACTACGAGTACACGCCGGTGAAGCAGAAGGGTCGTCGATGA
- a CDS encoding glycosyltransferase family 4 protein: protein MNAPSPARPSVLVVVPWLMGGGAQKALEALLARLDPVDVSLLVLFRGSTDVAAVARHASKVTELDQPRSVLGVLVAARGAVRAARDADAIYSLMRASHVVLGVRARAVRRSAGSVVCSFHQLPSADEGGGGGAARVRARLESVLVRRLTRRADLVTAPSRRAVEEIVARRFADRGRATFEANEVATVAMEDVPARDGFADEVRLAFAGRLTDQKGLDRLPGLLADLDCPLHLRIAGTGPEEQDLRVALSSLPTGVTVTFEGPLADVTPLLDWCDAILMPSRAELNPVVVAEARRRSRGLLGSRIPAFVDLAEEGGVRLFADGPELVARIAELREPETRRRLSGEAFAAATRRDGPSRIIEALRTETT, encoded by the coding sequence ATGAACGCCCCGTCACCCGCCCGCCCGTCCGTTCTCGTGGTCGTGCCGTGGCTCATGGGGGGTGGCGCGCAGAAGGCTCTCGAGGCGCTGCTCGCGCGCCTCGATCCGGTGGACGTGTCGCTCCTCGTGCTCTTCCGGGGAAGTACGGACGTCGCCGCCGTCGCCCGGCACGCGAGCAAGGTGACCGAGCTGGATCAGCCCCGGTCGGTGCTAGGGGTCCTCGTCGCGGCGCGTGGCGCAGTCCGGGCCGCCCGGGATGCGGACGCGATCTATTCGCTGATGCGAGCCAGCCACGTCGTCCTCGGGGTCCGGGCACGGGCGGTTCGCCGGTCCGCCGGGTCGGTCGTGTGCTCGTTCCATCAGCTCCCCAGCGCGGACGAGGGCGGAGGCGGGGGTGCGGCCCGCGTCCGTGCCCGGCTCGAGTCGGTTCTCGTCCGCCGCCTCACCCGCCGTGCCGACCTCGTCACCGCGCCGTCGCGCAGAGCGGTGGAGGAGATCGTGGCGCGCCGCTTCGCCGACCGAGGTCGAGCGACCTTCGAGGCGAACGAGGTCGCCACGGTCGCGATGGAGGACGTCCCGGCCCGGGACGGGTTCGCCGACGAGGTGCGGCTCGCCTTCGCGGGACGCCTGACGGACCAGAAAGGGCTCGACCGTCTGCCGGGCCTCCTGGCCGACCTCGACTGTCCCCTCCACCTGCGCATCGCGGGAACCGGACCCGAGGAGCAGGACCTCAGGGTGGCGCTCTCGTCGCTGCCCACCGGCGTGACGGTGACCTTCGAGGGCCCCCTGGCCGACGTCACTCCCCTTCTCGACTGGTGCGACGCGATCCTGATGCCGAGTCGGGCGGAGCTGAACCCGGTCGTCGTGGCCGAGGCGCGCCGACGCTCGCGCGGCCTCCTCGGCAGCAGGATCCCGGCGTTCGTCGATCTGGCCGAGGAGGGCGGAGTGCGTCTGTTCGCGGACGGACCCGAGCTCGTGGCGAGGATCGCCGAGCTGCGCGAACCCGAGACCCGGCGCCGGCTCTCGGGCGAGGCGTTCGCCGCCGCGACCCGTCGCGACGGCCCCAGTCGCATCATCGAGGCACTCCGGACGGAGACGACATGA
- a CDS encoding polysaccharide pyruvyl transferase family protein has protein sequence MKILLVHAYSPRNTGDGLLVDLARDVVHQAVPDAQIVCVALDAGAFGTSDVVQWSPAAQVTDPRRAVLLAGVLGPHRALRAAFADADLIVAVGGGYLRASTVGEGVKSFLAHVSQLRLVARSTAPSVYLPQSIGPYPAPVRRLVQRLLARIDLVCVRDDRSRAELAAAGTLERFPDLAVLEAGTMDRALQARTIDDVPVVVARELPGPRNYHRLLDGLGRALGPVWAVQSTASNNNDVPLTARLAGTDDPPLLRDVLAGGTRRVVISTRLHGSMAALLAGSPTIHLSYERKGWGAFEDLGIARHVHNARNVDVDTVLAGVREITEDPATYWASVNERLPAVAARHRELVERVGGLAAARAGVAR, from the coding sequence ATGAAGATCCTGCTCGTCCACGCCTACAGCCCCAGGAACACGGGCGACGGCCTCCTAGTCGACCTTGCCCGCGACGTCGTGCACCAGGCGGTCCCGGACGCGCAGATCGTGTGCGTCGCGCTCGACGCCGGGGCGTTCGGGACGAGCGACGTCGTGCAGTGGAGTCCGGCCGCGCAGGTCACCGATCCTCGTCGCGCCGTGCTCCTGGCCGGCGTGCTCGGTCCCCACCGCGCCCTGCGCGCCGCGTTCGCGGACGCCGATCTGATCGTAGCGGTCGGCGGCGGCTACCTCCGGGCGAGCACCGTCGGCGAGGGGGTGAAGAGCTTCCTGGCCCACGTCTCGCAGCTGCGCCTGGTCGCGCGGTCGACGGCACCCTCGGTCTACCTGCCCCAGAGCATCGGGCCCTACCCGGCACCGGTGCGTCGCCTGGTGCAGCGTCTCCTGGCACGCATCGACCTGGTCTGCGTCCGGGATGATCGCTCACGTGCCGAGCTCGCGGCCGCGGGGACCCTGGAGCGCTTCCCGGACCTCGCCGTCCTCGAGGCCGGGACGATGGACCGGGCGCTCCAGGCGCGGACGATCGACGACGTGCCCGTGGTGGTCGCCCGCGAGCTCCCCGGGCCGAGGAACTACCATCGACTGCTCGACGGGCTCGGCCGGGCCCTCGGACCGGTGTGGGCGGTGCAGTCGACCGCGAGCAACAACAACGACGTCCCGCTGACCGCGCGCCTCGCAGGCACGGACGACCCACCTCTCTTGCGTGACGTGCTGGCCGGCGGGACACGGAGAGTCGTGATCTCGACCCGGCTGCACGGGTCCATGGCGGCGCTGCTGGCGGGGAGCCCGACCATACACCTCAGCTACGAGCGGAAGGGGTGGGGGGCGTTCGAGGATCTCGGCATCGCCCGCCACGTCCACAACGCACGCAACGTGGACGTGGACACCGTGCTCGCCGGTGTCCGGGAGATCACGGAGGACCCGGCTACCTACTGGGCGAGCGTGAACGAGAGGCTCCCGGCCGTCGCCGCGCGTCACCGGGAGCTCGTCGAGCGGGTCGGCGGTCTGGCCGCCGCACGTGCGGGTGTCGCGCGATGA
- a CDS encoding glycosyltransferase gives MTEAWGGGVASAIASYVRATPDAEHHAVIAVRDGDYVDDGELGRFATVDARRGQVALLRGVRDAVARIRPDAIHAHSSYGGLLARVVRPHGARVVYTPHCYAFERADLSRGARAAIRAVERLLSVRTDVVAACSPREAALTRSLNHRVRVVHVPNVADAPLSPPTRPDGPVETVVAVGRLSRQKDPAVFATMARAHRDGPGRNLPFVWVGGGETDCRALEDAGVRITGWVPQSQVARELGGTSVYVHTARWEGFPMAVLEAARSGVPVLARRAAPFDHCPQRWVFDTEDAFLTMLASLDSPAVRAENVREWRLALAENTAPVQRERLLSCYTGKDES, from the coding sequence GTGACGGAGGCGTGGGGTGGTGGTGTCGCCTCGGCGATCGCCTCGTACGTGCGAGCGACCCCGGACGCGGAGCACCACGCCGTCATCGCCGTCCGCGACGGTGACTACGTGGACGACGGCGAGCTGGGGCGGTTCGCCACGGTGGATGCACGGCGCGGTCAGGTCGCGCTGCTGCGGGGCGTGCGCGACGCCGTCGCGAGGATCAGGCCCGACGCCATCCACGCCCACTCGAGCTACGGCGGTCTCCTCGCTCGCGTCGTCAGGCCGCACGGCGCGCGGGTGGTCTACACGCCGCACTGCTACGCGTTCGAGCGGGCCGACCTGTCCCGTGGTGCACGGGCCGCGATCCGGGCCGTGGAGCGCCTGCTGTCGGTGCGGACCGACGTCGTGGCCGCTTGCTCGCCGCGTGAGGCCGCACTCACGCGGTCCCTGAACCACCGGGTGCGTGTCGTGCACGTGCCCAACGTCGCCGACGCGCCGCTCTCGCCGCCGACGCGCCCGGACGGGCCGGTCGAGACCGTGGTCGCCGTCGGTCGACTCAGCAGGCAGAAGGACCCCGCCGTGTTCGCCACGATGGCGAGGGCCCACCGGGACGGTCCGGGTCGCAACCTGCCGTTCGTCTGGGTCGGCGGAGGTGAGACGGATTGCAGGGCGCTCGAGGATGCCGGTGTGCGGATCACCGGGTGGGTCCCGCAGTCGCAGGTGGCGCGCGAGCTCGGCGGGACGAGCGTCTACGTCCATACCGCGCGGTGGGAGGGGTTCCCGATGGCGGTGCTGGAGGCGGCGCGATCGGGCGTCCCCGTCCTGGCGCGCCGCGCGGCGCCGTTCGACCACTGCCCGCAGCGGTGGGTCTTCGACACCGAGGACGCGTTCCTCACGATGCTCGCCTCCCTCGACTCGCCGGCCGTCCGCGCCGAGAACGTGCGGGAGTGGCGGCTGGCCCTCGCGGAGAACACCGCACCCGTCCAGAGGGAGAGGCTCCTCTCCTGCTACACCGGAAAGGACGAGTCATGA
- a CDS encoding glycosyltransferase family 2 protein: MTELTVVIPAYNATRTIAAAVSSGLASGAHRVLVVDDASSDDTVTAARTAGAEVVALETNVGASGARRHGLSLTTSDLVVFLDADDELLPDGVRASVARLAAEPGLSVVAGRVVGVLPDGRRTPLARRFGEITATTLLERGHGPWPPGAAVVRRRSAVDAADLDIPLIATRYAEDYELAIRLALVGGVEQHDLPALEYRMLQGKSSAASDGPLRDKERIRAHYVEHLGLDVTVATPREVEAAAQRRRALGHLRRREWGPGLTQLASTVVTHPGPSFATGAELVRRAGSTRPRTRRSFVWATGQDDNIGDSLLRRPYVSAVSGGRGAAVWVREASPDFEAGLDLSPRDVLVRSWWAWYAMAFRGRCAAARPWRSTRVRCACLGAER, encoded by the coding sequence ATGACCGAGCTGACCGTCGTCATCCCCGCCTACAACGCCACGCGCACGATCGCCGCCGCCGTCTCCAGCGGCCTCGCCTCCGGTGCCCACCGCGTGCTGGTGGTCGACGACGCCTCCTCCGACGACACCGTCACCGCCGCGCGGACCGCGGGTGCCGAGGTAGTCGCCCTCGAGACGAACGTCGGAGCGTCGGGAGCGCGTCGTCACGGCCTGTCGCTGACGACGTCGGACCTCGTCGTCTTCCTCGACGCCGACGACGAGCTGCTGCCCGATGGCGTACGCGCGTCGGTCGCTCGCCTGGCCGCGGAGCCGGGCCTCAGCGTCGTGGCGGGACGGGTCGTCGGCGTTCTGCCGGACGGCAGACGCACGCCGCTCGCCCGTCGGTTCGGTGAGATCACGGCGACCACGCTCCTCGAGCGGGGCCACGGACCGTGGCCACCCGGAGCCGCCGTCGTGCGGCGCCGGAGCGCGGTCGACGCCGCGGACCTCGACATCCCCCTCATCGCCACGCGCTACGCGGAGGACTACGAGCTAGCCATCCGCCTCGCCCTCGTCGGCGGGGTCGAGCAGCACGACCTGCCGGCCCTCGAATACCGGATGCTGCAGGGCAAGTCGAGCGCCGCGTCGGACGGGCCGCTGAGGGACAAGGAACGGATCAGGGCGCACTACGTCGAGCACCTCGGTCTCGACGTCACCGTCGCGACACCCCGCGAGGTCGAGGCAGCTGCACAGCGGCGGCGGGCCCTGGGGCACCTCCGGCGCCGCGAGTGGGGGCCGGGACTGACGCAGCTCGCGAGCACCGTGGTCACCCACCCGGGTCCCTCGTTCGCCACCGGGGCGGAGCTGGTACGACGGGCCGGGTCGACGCGGCCTCGGACCCGACGATCCTTCGTGTGGGCGACGGGGCAGGACGACAACATCGGGGACTCGCTGCTCCGCCGTCCATACGTGAGCGCCGTGTCCGGCGGGCGCGGCGCGGCGGTCTGGGTGCGCGAGGCGAGCCCGGACTTCGAGGCCGGCCTCGACCTCTCCCCGCGGGACGTCCTCGTCCGTTCGTGGTGGGCCTGGTACGCGATGGCGTTCCGGGGGCGCTGTGCGGCCGCTCGACCCTGGCGATCAACGCGGGTGAGATGCGCGTGTCTGGGCGCGGAGCGGTGA
- a CDS encoding lipopolysaccharide biosynthesis protein, with translation MAAPDTAALGTVAARGAGITVASQGGKLLILLASTAVLSRLLGPADFGLLAVVLSVVALGELVRDLGLPLAAVQAASLSRQQRVNLVWMNGFLGVVCAVVLVLVSPALAGLFSDERLTDVLPAVAPVFVLSGFSAQFRAEITRSMRFGRLALIELLPAASGLLVAVVVAAGTGSYWALVLQQVVAAVVAAGLSTVWGGFAPGLPRRAPMGELVGFGAGLMGTQVLAYAAKNADTILIGAVLGARPLGLYSRAYQLAVAPLTQVQAPLTRVAVPVLARAWPDRERFSRFLVRGQLYGGLVVAVGYCALAGLGEQVVAVLLGPQWSDSVPIFRALCIGGVFRALAQVNFWSFVSSGRTTSQLRLYLVTQPLIVVLMALGLNLGVVGVAGGHALGYLVAWLLGTVWAGRALQIGSRALLRPALVHLVVWCLPVLLSTAAIARWVPGTWLPLGLGALGALVCLATGSVLVPAVRASVRTGVADMRRLRRRGSAAIA, from the coding sequence GTGGCGGCGCCTGACACCGCCGCCCTGGGGACGGTGGCCGCCCGCGGGGCGGGGATCACCGTCGCGTCGCAGGGCGGCAAGCTGCTCATCCTCCTGGCGTCGACCGCCGTGCTCTCGAGACTGCTCGGCCCGGCCGATTTCGGCCTGCTCGCCGTCGTCCTCAGCGTGGTGGCGCTGGGCGAGCTGGTGCGAGACCTCGGGCTCCCGCTCGCGGCCGTGCAGGCCGCCTCCCTGTCGCGCCAGCAGCGCGTCAATCTCGTCTGGATGAACGGGTTCCTCGGTGTCGTGTGCGCCGTCGTCCTGGTGCTGGTGTCGCCGGCGCTGGCCGGCCTGTTCTCCGATGAGCGGTTGACGGATGTCCTGCCTGCCGTGGCCCCCGTCTTCGTCCTTTCCGGGTTCTCCGCCCAGTTCAGGGCCGAGATCACGCGGTCGATGCGCTTCGGGCGGCTGGCGCTGATCGAGCTCCTTCCTGCGGCGTCCGGTCTCCTCGTCGCCGTGGTGGTCGCCGCGGGGACGGGGTCCTACTGGGCGCTGGTGCTGCAGCAGGTCGTGGCGGCGGTGGTCGCCGCCGGCCTCAGCACGGTGTGGGGCGGCTTCGCCCCGGGGCTCCCGCGGCGCGCACCGATGGGGGAGCTGGTCGGGTTCGGCGCGGGCCTCATGGGAACTCAGGTGCTCGCGTACGCGGCAAAGAACGCCGACACCATCCTCATCGGCGCCGTCCTGGGCGCACGCCCGCTGGGGCTCTACAGCCGTGCCTACCAGCTCGCCGTGGCGCCTCTGACGCAGGTTCAGGCTCCCCTGACCCGGGTCGCGGTCCCGGTGCTCGCGCGCGCCTGGCCGGACCGTGAGAGGTTCTCGCGATTCCTCGTGCGCGGTCAGCTGTACGGGGGCCTCGTCGTGGCGGTGGGCTACTGCGCCCTCGCCGGACTGGGCGAGCAGGTGGTGGCCGTCCTTCTCGGTCCGCAGTGGAGCGACTCCGTGCCGATCTTCAGGGCGCTGTGCATCGGCGGGGTCTTCCGCGCCCTGGCCCAGGTGAACTTCTGGTCGTTCGTGTCGAGCGGGCGGACTACTAGCCAGCTCCGGCTCTACCTCGTCACGCAGCCCCTGATTGTCGTCCTGATGGCGCTCGGGCTGAACCTCGGCGTGGTCGGGGTCGCCGGGGGACATGCGCTGGGCTACCTGGTCGCCTGGTTGCTCGGAACGGTGTGGGCGGGCCGCGCGCTGCAGATCGGTTCGCGCGCCCTTCTCCGCCCGGCCCTCGTCCACCTCGTGGTGTGGTGCCTGCCCGTGCTCCTGTCGACGGCCGCGATCGCTCGGTGGGTACCGGGGACGTGGCTCCCGCTGGGCCTCGGCGCCCTGGGCGCCCTCGTGTGCCTCGCGACCGGGAGCGTGCTCGTCCCCGCGGTCCGGGCGTCGGTCCGGACCGGGGTGGCTGACATGCGCCGACTCCGTCGCCGAGGATCGGCGGCGATCGCGTGA
- a CDS encoding O-antigen ligase family protein, which yields MLGWAWIAVIASVPVQQLVYIETGPAIRYLPVLLGLVCAGLGRFSQYRGLPGTVAFGLLTLAGGLVSGFSTTVVASVTVAAWLALLVALVPGCLLFQVRRSDRFTTLATAGFLLVQSLSALAGVLQSVGVSVLGFTARGGRVNGLAHHPNILGLMAVVAVVVCLGLAVVGRGRRSILIGVVVLNIGVLLLSGSLSALLSLVVGLLCFVAIVRPWKLVLGAGAALATGVAVIGVGGADPRAVLPGVSDRAEEVVGASGEGVASFLVRLDTYGFALDRIAESPVVGTGMDPAGQSTVTSDLVVHMMILRAWMQGGIFLLVAVTGIVVALAIFAVRAAATRELVGAAAVVVVLLVFGMTSTFYNQPHYWLPVLAGVAYLEAQRRSASDRTRGEGARP from the coding sequence GTGCTGGGGTGGGCGTGGATCGCCGTGATCGCGTCGGTCCCCGTCCAGCAGCTGGTTTACATCGAGACGGGGCCGGCGATCAGGTACCTCCCGGTGCTGCTGGGCCTCGTCTGTGCGGGTCTGGGTCGTTTCTCGCAGTACCGGGGTCTTCCCGGCACGGTCGCCTTCGGACTGCTCACGCTCGCGGGCGGGCTGGTCAGCGGGTTCTCCACGACGGTGGTCGCGAGCGTTACGGTCGCGGCGTGGCTTGCGCTCCTCGTCGCGCTCGTCCCCGGATGTCTTCTCTTCCAGGTCCGGCGCAGCGACAGGTTCACGACGCTCGCGACGGCGGGCTTCCTCCTCGTCCAGTCGCTCTCGGCCCTCGCCGGGGTCCTGCAGTCCGTGGGCGTGTCGGTTCTCGGATTCACGGCCCGTGGCGGACGTGTCAACGGGCTCGCGCACCACCCCAACATCCTCGGTCTGATGGCGGTCGTGGCGGTCGTCGTCTGCCTCGGCCTCGCCGTGGTCGGGCGTGGCCGCCGCTCGATCCTGATCGGCGTCGTCGTCCTGAACATCGGGGTGCTCCTCCTCAGCGGCAGCCTCAGCGCCCTGCTCAGCCTCGTCGTCGGTCTTCTCTGCTTCGTCGCCATCGTCCGTCCGTGGAAGCTCGTGCTCGGGGCGGGTGCCGCGCTGGCGACCGGCGTGGCCGTCATCGGTGTGGGCGGCGCCGATCCTCGCGCCGTCCTCCCGGGGGTCTCGGACCGTGCGGAGGAGGTGGTGGGAGCGAGCGGCGAGGGGGTCGCCTCCTTCCTGGTCCGTCTCGACACGTACGGTTTCGCTCTCGACCGGATCGCGGAGAGCCCGGTCGTGGGGACCGGCATGGACCCCGCGGGACAGTCGACGGTGACCAGCGACCTGGTCGTGCACATGATGATCCTCCGCGCGTGGATGCAGGGCGGCATCTTTCTCCTGGTTGCCGTCACCGGGATCGTGGTGGCCCTGGCCATCTTCGCCGTCCGGGCAGCCGCCACGCGCGAGCTGGTCGGGGCGGCCGCCGTCGTCGTGGTCCTGCTGGTGTTCGGCATGACGTCGACCTTCTACAACCAGCCCCACTACTGGTTGCCGGTCCTGGCGGGCGTGGCCTACCTCGAGGCCCAACGCCGCTCCGCGTCGGACCGAACCCGGGGAGAGGGGGCACGACCGTGA
- a CDS encoding class E sortase — protein sequence MVAPRWGTSTDRRPLRVAGIALACAAALAACTPDAPEATPPSPTASPVALAPTAPDPTPTAPPPPRRAPEPPPVQERQEIGATYGTVTIDRFGEEWVMPLHEGVDKAIIDRPGIAHYPDSATPGSFGNIALTGHRTTHSAPLYDIDLLEAGDRITVTTATGEFTYEVTTHEIVNPDAMRVISPNPQSPDSPAETSMLTLIACHPKGSVAQRWVTYAELVGSASV from the coding sequence ATGGTGGCACCGCGCTGGGGCACGAGCACCGACCGCCGCCCGCTGCGGGTGGCCGGGATCGCCCTGGCGTGCGCTGCGGCGCTGGCCGCGTGCACCCCGGACGCCCCCGAGGCGACGCCGCCGTCCCCGACGGCCTCCCCGGTCGCGCTGGCTCCGACGGCGCCGGACCCGACCCCGACCGCTCCCCCGCCGCCCCGGCGCGCGCCCGAGCCGCCGCCGGTCCAGGAGCGCCAGGAGATCGGCGCGACCTACGGCACGGTCACGATCGACCGGTTCGGCGAGGAATGGGTGATGCCGCTGCACGAGGGCGTGGACAAGGCGATCATCGACCGCCCCGGGATCGCGCACTACCCGGACTCGGCCACGCCGGGCAGCTTCGGGAACATCGCCCTCACGGGCCACCGCACCACGCACAGCGCCCCGCTGTACGACATCGACCTCCTCGAGGCGGGCGACCGCATCACGGTCACGACGGCGACCGGCGAGTTCACCTACGAGGTCACCACGCACGAGATCGTGAACCCGGACGCGATGCGGGTGATCTCCCCCAACCCGCAGTCACCGGACTCCCCCGCCGAGACGTCGATGCTGACGCTCATCGCGTGCCACCCCAAGGGGTCGGTGGCGCAGCGGTGGGTGACGTACGCCGAGCTGGTCGGGTCGGCGTCGGTCTGA
- a CDS encoding ABC transporter permease, with protein sequence MLVEELTTVAVPTPRRVRRRWSERWPSLHALTRDRVGVTGGLLVLVITVAGLLAPWIAPYDPLAMSSGNRLAPPGAVFPLGADEAGRDLLSRALYGARTSLTVSLTVVGLSALIGVTLGLLSGYYRGIVDGVTMRLMDVLFAFPTILLALAVVATLGPDVRNLVLALTVVFIPSFARVTRGAVLTVSTEPYVEAARAVGLRDGRILLRYVLPNVAAPVAVQFSTSFAAAILTEASLGYLGLGVPRPRRPGERCSRAASRSWRPRCGPRWCRGCSSC encoded by the coding sequence ATGCTCGTTGAGGAGCTCACGACCGTCGCCGTGCCGACACCGCGCCGGGTCCGCCGTCGCTGGAGCGAGCGGTGGCCGTCGCTGCACGCGCTGACCCGCGACCGGGTGGGGGTGACCGGTGGTCTCCTGGTGCTGGTCATCACGGTCGCGGGCCTGCTGGCACCGTGGATCGCGCCCTACGACCCGCTCGCGATGTCCTCGGGCAACCGTCTCGCGCCGCCCGGGGCCGTCTTCCCCCTCGGTGCGGACGAGGCGGGGCGAGACCTGCTCAGCCGTGCGCTGTACGGCGCCCGCACCTCCTTGACGGTGAGCCTCACGGTCGTCGGGCTCTCGGCCCTGATCGGGGTGACGCTGGGGCTGTTGTCGGGGTACTACCGCGGGATCGTCGACGGCGTGACGATGCGCCTGATGGACGTGCTGTTCGCTTTCCCCACGATCCTGCTGGCGCTGGCGGTGGTGGCGACGCTCGGGCCGGACGTCCGCAATCTGGTGCTCGCCCTCACGGTGGTCTTCATCCCGTCGTTCGCGAGGGTCACCCGGGGGGCGGTGCTCACGGTCAGCACGGAGCCCTACGTCGAGGCGGCCCGGGCGGTGGGCCTGCGGGACGGGCGGATCCTGCTCCGGTACGTGCTGCCGAACGTGGCGGCCCCGGTCGCGGTGCAGTTCTCCACGAGCTTCGCCGCGGCGATCCTGACGGAGGCTTCCCTGGGCTACCTGGGCCTCGGGGTCCCCCGCCCACGCCGTCCTGGGGAGCGATGCTCGCGGGCGGCAAGTCGTTCATGGAGACCTCGATGTGGCCCTCGGTGGTGCCGGGGATGTTCATCCTGCTGA